In Mycolicibacterium aubagnense, the DNA window CCGATGTGGCGGGCACGCAGACGTCACTGATCTTCGAGCACCTGCGCGGCGCCTCGCCGTTGTAACCGGTTGCCGCGGTTCAGGATTGGGTCGCGGCCTTGAGCTCGGCGAGTGCCTCGCGGATGTGCTCGGCGAGGCTGCGGTCGGCCGGATCGGTGAGCCATTGGTCGAACGCCACCTTGAACACCGCGATGCCGGCCTCGGCGACCAGGCTGGCCGCGGGGTCGGCGACGCCGTGTCGCCGCAACGCGTCGCAAATGGTCGTCGCCAGTGATGCGAGCTTGATGAGTTCGCGTTCTTGCAGGCTGGGGTTGGCGCTGATCACGGCCTGGCGCTGGCGTGCATGCGGGCGACGTTCGGCGAAGAAGTCGGACAAGGATTCCAGCGCCGCTGCGACCGCATCGAGTGGTGCGGCGGCTGCGGGAGCATCGTCGATGGCCGCCGCAAGCGCCTCGGTGAGTTCGCGGCCCCGAAACAGCACCTCCCGTTTATCCGTGAAGTGCCGGAAGAAGGTGCGTTCTGTAAGGCCTGCTCGGACGGCAATCTCGGCCACCGTCGTCTCGTCGAAGCCCTGCTGCAGGTATAGCTCCAGTGCCGCCTGCTCCAGGCGGCCCTGCGCGTTCGGTTCCCAACGGCCCACGGGCGGATTGTAGGCGATGGCAGTCACTGTCACCACGAGTGATGACAGTGACTGCCGTCGGGTGTACGTTTGGTGATGTCATGGACTGACATCACTTGAGGAGCTGAAAACCAT includes these proteins:
- a CDS encoding TetR family transcriptional regulator; this encodes MGRWEPNAQGRLEQAALELYLQQGFDETTVAEIAVRAGLTERTFFRHFTDKREVLFRGRELTEALAAAIDDAPAAAAPLDAVAAALESLSDFFAERRPHARQRQAVISANPSLQERELIKLASLATTICDALRRHGVADPAASLVAEAGIAVFKVAFDQWLTDPADRSLAEHIREALAELKAATQS